The following coding sequences are from one Paenibacillus tundrae window:
- a CDS encoding ABC transporter substrate-binding protein, producing MKGKTPKTFAMLLLASALAITAGCGGSTASETPVDTGDTTSPMTITFFGADASPNWNKMQDAIGKEITKQTGITIEAEYDVNNGGDQKVALMAASGDYPDLIYPKGNLSKLVDAGAMLDLTDLIEEHAPNLKKIYGDQMNRLKYSLEDQAIYTIPTNMGVGNVAFDATGGFEIQQRVLKELGYPEIKTLQDYENVLKEYVAKHPTIDGQPTIPLTLNADDWKIMITVTNPAFQATGGPDDGEYYINPETYEAQLHYKRPEEKEYFRWLNHMYAEGLLDKDTFVQKDDQYKSKIASGRVLGLIDQEWNYQDGENALKAAGKDDATYAHFSVSLNEDIVDHTFQPTGFDGYGIGISTEAKDPVRIIKFMDWMASDEGQVLRNWGIEGEHYKVEDGKRVIPEDVQDRKTNDNTAFTKESGVGLYNVFSARYGDGVKDSTDNYYTTNFPEQIVAGYTAAEKETLKAYGITTWKEFYPSEEELPLKPWGAAYNMPVPSDTDYNVTFQKTQDIVRKRIPEAILTKPENFDKVYDDFLAELDRNGAVEMEQQYTVWIKERVALWTGEEVK from the coding sequence ATGAAGGGCAAAACACCAAAAACGTTTGCAATGCTGCTGTTAGCCAGTGCATTAGCAATCACAGCCGGTTGCGGAGGCAGTACAGCATCAGAAACACCAGTAGATACAGGGGATACAACATCTCCAATGACGATCACATTCTTCGGTGCAGATGCAAGTCCTAACTGGAATAAAATGCAGGATGCTATCGGTAAAGAAATAACTAAACAAACCGGCATTACGATTGAAGCTGAGTATGATGTAAATAATGGTGGCGATCAGAAAGTTGCGTTGATGGCAGCAAGTGGCGACTATCCTGATCTGATCTATCCAAAAGGCAACCTGTCCAAACTGGTTGATGCAGGAGCGATGTTGGATCTGACGGATCTGATCGAAGAGCATGCACCGAACCTCAAGAAAATATATGGGGATCAGATGAACCGTCTGAAATATAGCTTGGAGGATCAAGCGATCTATACGATCCCAACCAATATGGGGGTTGGTAACGTTGCATTTGATGCTACGGGTGGATTCGAAATTCAACAACGTGTGTTGAAAGAATTAGGATACCCTGAAATAAAAACGCTACAGGATTATGAGAATGTACTCAAAGAGTACGTGGCTAAACATCCAACGATCGATGGTCAACCAACGATTCCACTGACGCTGAATGCAGATGACTGGAAAATTATGATCACGGTGACCAACCCAGCATTCCAAGCTACAGGTGGTCCGGATGATGGTGAATACTATATCAATCCTGAAACGTATGAAGCACAGCTTCACTACAAACGTCCTGAAGAGAAAGAATACTTCCGTTGGTTGAACCACATGTATGCTGAAGGTCTTCTCGACAAAGATACATTCGTACAAAAAGATGACCAATATAAGTCCAAAATTGCCAGTGGTCGTGTATTGGGTCTGATTGACCAAGAGTGGAACTATCAAGATGGGGAGAACGCGCTGAAAGCAGCGGGTAAAGACGATGCGACTTATGCTCACTTCTCCGTATCCTTGAATGAAGACATCGTTGACCACACATTCCAACCGACTGGCTTCGATGGTTACGGAATCGGGATCTCAACAGAAGCTAAAGATCCAGTACGTATTATTAAATTCATGGATTGGATGGCTTCCGATGAAGGTCAAGTGTTGAGAAACTGGGGTATTGAAGGCGAACATTATAAAGTGGAAGATGGCAAACGTGTAATCCCTGAAGATGTTCAGGATCGCAAAACAAATGACAACACTGCTTTCACGAAAGAATCAGGTGTTGGATTGTATAACGTATTTAGTGCAAGATATGGTGACGGTGTTAAAGATTCCACTGATAACTACTACACAACGAACTTCCCTGAGCAGATCGTAGCAGGCTATACTGCAGCTGAGAAAGAAACGTTGAAAGCATACGGAATCACAACATGGAAAGAATTCTATCCATCTGAGGAAGAACTGCCATTGAAACCTTGGGGTGCAGCGTACAACATGCCTGTTCCTTCGGATACAGATTACAACGTGACATTCCAAAAAACACAGGATATCGTTCGTAAACGTATCCCAGAAGCGATTCTGACTAAACCAGAAAACTTCGACAAAGTGTATGATGATTTCCTTGCTGAGCTTGACAGAAATGGTGCAGTGGAAATGGAGCAACAATACACCGTGTGGATTAAAGAGCGTGTAGCACTGTGGACTGGTGAAGAGGTTAAGTAA
- a CDS encoding carbohydrate ABC transporter permease translates to MANKAFNATRGDKVFNIFNILAMTMVLIVTLYPFLNVLAISFNDSTDTVRGGVYLWPREFTLENYKTIFQYEGLLTGLKISVLRTLIGTFLGLLSSSMIAYTLSRPDFKIRKFVSVSLALTMYFSGGLIPTYILMRDLSLIGTFWVYIFPLMISAFNVFVIRSFMDGLPYALQESAKLDGANDFTIYYKIILPLCKPVLATIALFLAVGQWNQWIDTYIYNNNKPNLTTLQYELMKVLQSTQQGSSAGRNANDMAQQMAQISPESIKMAITIVATVPILLVYPFLQKYFVGGMTLGAVKA, encoded by the coding sequence ATGGCGAACAAAGCATTCAATGCAACACGGGGCGATAAAGTGTTCAATATATTTAATATCCTCGCGATGACCATGGTGCTGATTGTAACACTGTATCCATTCCTGAACGTACTGGCGATCTCGTTTAATGACTCAACAGATACAGTGCGTGGCGGAGTTTATCTGTGGCCGCGGGAATTTACATTGGAGAACTACAAAACGATTTTCCAATATGAAGGATTGCTGACAGGTTTGAAAATATCCGTACTCCGTACGCTAATTGGTACGTTCCTCGGATTGCTGAGTTCATCGATGATTGCTTACACGCTCAGCCGGCCTGATTTTAAAATTAGAAAATTTGTCTCTGTATCACTCGCTCTGACGATGTATTTCTCGGGTGGTCTGATCCCGACATATATCCTCATGCGTGACCTGAGCTTGATCGGTACGTTCTGGGTATACATTTTCCCATTGATGATCTCTGCCTTTAACGTGTTTGTCATTCGTTCCTTCATGGACGGTCTGCCATATGCATTGCAGGAATCAGCTAAGCTCGATGGTGCAAACGACTTCACCATTTACTACAAAATCATTCTTCCATTATGTAAGCCAGTACTTGCTACTATCGCGTTGTTCTTGGCGGTAGGACAGTGGAATCAATGGATTGATACGTACATCTACAACAACAATAAACCTAACTTGACAACGCTCCAATACGAGCTTATGAAGGTACTACAAAGTACACAACAGGGCTCGAGCGCTGGACGTAACGCCAATGACATGGCGCAGCAGATGGCACAGATTTCACCGGAATCCATTAAGATGGCGATTACCATCGTCGCTACAGTTCCAATCTTGCTAGTTTATCCATTCCTGCAAAAGTACTTTGTAGGTGGTATGACACTCGGAGCTGTTAAAGCATAA
- a CDS encoding ABC transporter permease, with translation METLTEKSASAKRSSDPNPPTKKGRNGIWDSIKQQKFLYLMSLPFVAWVFVFNYLPLWGWTMAFQNYKPARSFGEQEWVGFKHFVELFSDERFYLVLRNTLAMSIMGLVVGFVVPIFFAILLNELKGVFLKRTVQTVSYLPHFVSWVVVAGIVTKMLSTDGGVINDILMGLHIINEPIQFMAQGNLFWYIVTASDMWKETGWNAIIYLAAITGIDQELYEASRVDGANRWRQMWHITLPGIRTTMSVLFIMAIGHLTSTGFEKQLLLGNSLVTDYAEVLDLYALNYGIYLGRFSYGTAIGIFNSVVSILLLFAANGLFKKITKESIM, from the coding sequence ATGGAAACGCTAACAGAAAAATCCGCTTCCGCGAAAAGAAGCAGTGACCCCAATCCGCCTACTAAAAAAGGCCGGAACGGAATTTGGGACAGCATTAAGCAACAAAAGTTTCTCTATCTCATGTCATTGCCATTCGTTGCTTGGGTATTTGTATTCAACTATCTACCTTTATGGGGATGGACGATGGCATTCCAAAACTATAAACCAGCTAGATCGTTCGGTGAACAAGAATGGGTTGGTTTTAAACACTTTGTAGAATTGTTCAGTGACGAACGCTTCTATCTCGTACTAAGAAACACACTAGCCATGAGCATCATGGGTCTAGTCGTAGGTTTTGTCGTGCCAATTTTCTTCGCAATTCTCTTGAATGAACTTAAAGGTGTGTTCTTGAAGCGCACAGTACAAACCGTGTCGTACCTTCCTCACTTTGTATCCTGGGTCGTTGTTGCCGGGATCGTTACGAAAATGCTCTCCACCGATGGAGGCGTAATCAATGACATCTTGATGGGTCTTCACATTATTAACGAACCAATTCAATTCATGGCGCAAGGTAACCTGTTCTGGTACATTGTAACCGCTTCAGATATGTGGAAAGAAACCGGTTGGAATGCCATTATCTATCTGGCGGCTATTACGGGGATTGACCAAGAGCTGTACGAAGCCTCTCGTGTCGATGGAGCCAACCGCTGGAGACAGATGTGGCACATAACATTGCCTGGTATTCGGACAACCATGTCGGTTCTGTTCATCATGGCTATCGGTCACTTGACTAGCACAGGTTTTGAGAAGCAACTCTTGCTCGGTAACAGCCTTGTCACCGACTATGCGGAAGTATTAGACCTATACGCACTGAATTACGGTATATATCTAGGACGATTCTCGTACGGTACAGCCATAGGGATATTTAACTCCGTAGTTAGTATTCTTCTTCTGTTTGCAGCGAACGGATTGTTCAAAAAAATCACTAAAGAAAGCATCATGTAG
- a CDS encoding glycoside hydrolase family 2 protein: MQSFDPNTVRQTYNLNGTWQFCLATDNTDSLVSPSSGDPAWGEIQVPGSWEEQGYGAEPSYQRVDTWTKVREYEGAAWYTRNFEIASTDMDCAYILRLKGVRWTTDLWVNGQYVGERDSLVNAQEWDITPWIREGSLNELKLRVDNTMKLPLAGSHIHSLHTATAWGGITGGATLECIPVNRIDQLSLFPDAKQETLTIKGTINIAPNITSSALRLQVEIRHPDGTWLDDQSFQVELRKHEDDERTEAIEADGQRIAKIQPLQLNLAQEPGLALWSDESPSLYQAMIRLYDGEVQLDQQQRIFGVRSFQAHGQKLMLNDIPVFLRGYVDCCIFPLTGYPVWDKQHYVRQFQIAKSYGFNHVRLHGWSAPQPFWEAADEEGMLVQAELPHWSRLFEDREQPAPAEVLTYLTHELEGLLSSLHDHPSFVLFSMGNELIGSNGHPELNELVRKAQSLDPSRLYTDNTGFGQLPAQGREGDFYIQSLNWHPPLESELSAVPDTTLDYQAVTRLTDRPVIGHEHAQYTMYVRPEEREKYTGVLRPSWLPPIEESLTRKGIAADLEQFQQASGAHLVRSLKEAMERVRRTPNAAGIQLLDIRDFPGQGHATTGILDVFWDSKGITEPADFQQFNENTVLLLSCRERTFYAGEAIQVEARVSHYGQQPIKDAIVHWKLISNHVVLQDGHWHYGEVGRGEVLPLGYVTIHAPSDHATAFKLEAEIRSGDDKVIAANVWHGWSFPHYRTHEQTHRIWNSVTELQPHLLGAHHDHVDHLDGSTLRRGLQFQLVIAKSLTPNVLDYLVNGVQVWIQTPSEGLYDPVETKYLPVFWNYLMFATQPGATMGLNLKEHTAMLGRFPYDHASDWQWYHLVNGTPAICLDTLRGVSPLLEVIDHFHRAKRLTYAFEARVGQGKLLVSSLPFTDLSLMKRPEVAYLFQEIVSYLLSDRFEPESAISVGELLGILKLQTIRFAL, encoded by the coding sequence ATGCAATCATTCGATCCTAATACTGTTCGTCAAACATATAACCTGAACGGAACCTGGCAATTCTGCCTTGCTACCGATAATACAGACAGTCTAGTTTCACCATCCTCTGGTGATCCTGCATGGGGGGAGATTCAAGTCCCAGGCTCGTGGGAAGAACAGGGGTACGGTGCAGAGCCAAGCTATCAACGTGTGGATACGTGGACGAAGGTACGTGAGTACGAAGGAGCTGCCTGGTACACAAGAAATTTTGAGATCGCTTCCACGGATATGGATTGTGCTTATATATTGCGATTAAAGGGGGTACGCTGGACAACGGATCTCTGGGTGAATGGTCAATACGTTGGTGAACGCGACAGCCTGGTTAACGCACAAGAATGGGATATTACGCCTTGGATTCGAGAAGGATCATTGAACGAATTGAAGCTGCGCGTCGATAACACAATGAAGCTTCCTTTAGCGGGGAGTCATATTCACTCTTTGCACACAGCTACTGCTTGGGGTGGGATTACAGGCGGAGCAACGTTGGAGTGCATACCGGTGAACCGCATCGACCAATTGAGCCTATTTCCTGATGCCAAGCAGGAGACCCTAACGATCAAAGGAACGATTAATATTGCCCCAAATATTACGTCCTCAGCACTGCGGTTACAGGTCGAGATTCGGCATCCTGATGGAACCTGGCTCGATGATCAGAGCTTCCAGGTGGAGTTAAGGAAGCATGAGGACGATGAAAGAACAGAAGCAATAGAAGCAGACGGGCAACGGATCGCAAAGATTCAACCATTGCAATTGAACCTTGCACAGGAACCAGGTCTTGCCTTGTGGTCAGATGAGTCTCCTTCACTTTATCAAGCTATGATTCGTTTATATGATGGAGAGGTACAGCTTGATCAGCAACAACGAATATTTGGTGTTCGCTCTTTCCAGGCTCATGGACAGAAGCTTATGTTGAATGATATTCCGGTTTTTCTGCGTGGTTACGTAGATTGCTGTATTTTCCCACTCACAGGGTATCCAGTCTGGGACAAGCAGCACTATGTCCGGCAATTTCAGATTGCCAAGTCTTACGGGTTCAACCATGTACGTCTGCATGGCTGGAGCGCACCGCAACCTTTCTGGGAAGCAGCAGATGAAGAGGGCATGTTGGTGCAAGCTGAACTTCCGCATTGGTCACGATTATTCGAAGATCGAGAACAGCCTGCGCCAGCAGAAGTGTTGACCTATCTAACCCACGAGCTCGAAGGTCTGTTATCGTCGCTGCACGATCATCCTTCATTTGTACTCTTCTCCATGGGAAATGAATTGATTGGATCTAACGGTCATCCGGAATTAAATGAACTGGTGAGAAAGGCACAATCGCTTGACCCGTCTCGCCTGTATACAGATAATACCGGTTTCGGTCAGCTCCCAGCTCAAGGTCGGGAAGGGGACTTCTATATCCAATCCTTGAACTGGCATCCTCCACTGGAATCCGAATTGTCTGCCGTGCCGGATACAACACTTGATTATCAAGCGGTGACCCGGCTGACTGATCGCCCGGTAATTGGTCATGAGCATGCACAATACACGATGTACGTGCGTCCAGAGGAACGTGAGAAATATACAGGCGTTCTTCGTCCTAGCTGGTTGCCACCGATTGAGGAGTCTCTAACTCGTAAAGGCATAGCCGCGGATCTGGAGCAATTCCAGCAAGCGAGTGGCGCACATTTGGTGCGTTCCTTAAAAGAAGCGATGGAGCGAGTGCGTCGTACCCCGAATGCAGCGGGGATACAGCTGCTGGATATCCGTGACTTTCCTGGACAGGGGCATGCCACGACAGGTATTCTGGATGTGTTCTGGGACAGTAAAGGGATTACAGAGCCAGCAGATTTTCAACAGTTTAACGAGAATACAGTCTTGCTCCTAAGCTGTAGAGAGCGAACGTTTTATGCTGGTGAAGCAATACAAGTCGAAGCGAGAGTATCTCATTATGGACAGCAGCCCATTAAGGATGCAATCGTTCATTGGAAGCTGATAAGCAATCATGTAGTTTTACAAGATGGACATTGGCATTATGGAGAAGTAGGTCGAGGCGAGGTGTTGCCTCTTGGATACGTAACGATACATGCGCCTTCAGACCACGCGACGGCCTTTAAGCTAGAAGCAGAGATTCGTTCAGGAGATGACAAGGTGATTGCAGCGAATGTATGGCATGGCTGGTCATTTCCCCATTACCGCACACATGAGCAGACCCATCGCATCTGGAACAGTGTGACTGAGCTGCAGCCACATCTGCTAGGGGCACATCACGATCACGTGGATCATCTAGATGGGAGTACATTACGAAGAGGCTTGCAATTCCAGCTAGTCATTGCTAAGTCTCTTACACCGAACGTACTAGATTATCTAGTTAATGGAGTACAGGTGTGGATTCAGACTCCATCAGAAGGGCTATATGATCCGGTAGAGACAAAGTATTTGCCTGTGTTCTGGAATTATCTGATGTTTGCTACCCAACCCGGGGCAACGATGGGGTTAAACTTGAAGGAGCATACCGCGATGTTAGGTCGTTTCCCTTACGATCATGCCTCGGATTGGCAGTGGTATCACCTCGTCAATGGTACACCTGCGATCTGTCTTGATACGCTTCGCGGAGTAAGTCCCTTACTTGAGGTGATTGATCACTTCCATAGAGCGAAACGTCTTACCTATGCTTTTGAAGCGAGGGTTGGACAGGGGAAATTATTGGTATCTTCATTACCATTTACCGATCTGTCTCTGATGAAGCGCCCGGAGGTAGCCTATTTGTTTCAAGAGATCGTATCGTACCTGCTGAGTGATCGATTCGAACCTGAATCGGCTATTTCTGTGGGGGAACTGTTGGGCATATTGAAGTTACAAACGATACGTTTTGCACTCTAA
- a CDS encoding response regulator transcription factor → MYRVFLVDDEPSIREGLTTIINWEEYGFEVIGTAASGREAIERFDELKPDLTIIDIRMPGMTGLDVIEDVRQHHADAHFLILSGYADFDYAKKAISFGVDGYLLKPVDEEEIISELQRISVVLTRERETNARHAGEDTAYREHQIEALLFDNHEGAVTTQEDALGLKWPQYQIILLEIHAAPDLQRGSALKRKLVEAFDQQQRGIVFSFHSGLGLLYKEPIISIDGARNVHDELRSLLGEWNIHMYVAAGQPVPSTAEISKSYRQANAMLADRFLFSEERMMLWNDQVIGENHIHSIEDSRPDGYEPDEAELADKLYYALDIRSHESVMRVLGEMQDRIVPYHRTEQAIKTAFSQTFSLAINKLAAANQQMQSILQEHSMLITEVYHQHTLRDLQVMAAEHLNRLIQRMGGGSTDTVLKQMIEFIRRNPGENLKLEVLSDVFNYNSSYLGKLFKNHTGESFNAFLDKVRMEKAKELLNEGLKVHQVAARVGYANVDYFHGKFRKYVGESPSAYKHAREHTKLQSKEKPGENPSE, encoded by the coding sequence ATGTATAGAGTGTTTTTGGTAGATGATGAACCCAGTATTCGAGAGGGATTAACGACGATTATTAACTGGGAAGAATATGGATTTGAAGTCATCGGTACCGCAGCAAGCGGTCGTGAAGCGATAGAACGTTTTGACGAGCTCAAGCCAGATCTGACGATTATCGATATCCGGATGCCTGGCATGACAGGTTTGGATGTCATTGAAGATGTGCGCCAACATCATGCAGATGCCCATTTTCTTATCTTGAGCGGGTATGCGGATTTTGATTATGCCAAAAAGGCGATCAGCTTCGGTGTAGATGGTTATCTGCTTAAACCGGTAGATGAGGAAGAGATCATTAGCGAGCTTCAGCGTATCTCTGTCGTGCTGACACGAGAACGAGAGACGAATGCGCGTCATGCCGGTGAGGATACGGCATATCGAGAGCATCAGATTGAAGCGCTGCTTTTTGATAATCATGAAGGTGCTGTCACCACTCAAGAAGATGCACTTGGGCTAAAGTGGCCTCAATATCAGATTATATTGCTGGAGATTCATGCTGCACCTGATCTGCAGCGGGGGAGTGCCCTTAAGCGCAAGCTGGTTGAAGCCTTTGATCAGCAGCAGCGGGGGATCGTATTTTCGTTCCATTCGGGATTAGGGCTGCTGTACAAAGAGCCGATTATTTCTATCGACGGAGCCCGTAATGTGCATGATGAACTTAGGAGTCTATTAGGGGAATGGAATATTCACATGTATGTGGCAGCAGGTCAGCCTGTCCCATCTACAGCAGAGATCTCGAAGTCCTATCGTCAGGCAAACGCCATGTTGGCTGATCGGTTCTTGTTCTCCGAAGAACGAATGATGCTCTGGAATGATCAGGTCATTGGTGAGAATCACATCCATTCAATTGAAGACTCCAGACCAGACGGTTATGAACCGGATGAAGCTGAACTCGCAGACAAACTGTACTATGCACTCGATATTCGAAGTCATGAATCGGTGATGCGGGTTCTTGGTGAGATGCAGGATCGAATTGTGCCCTATCATCGAACAGAACAAGCGATCAAGACGGCGTTCTCCCAGACATTCTCTCTGGCGATTAATAAACTTGCTGCTGCCAATCAGCAGATGCAGTCTATTTTGCAGGAGCATTCGATGTTAATTACCGAGGTATATCATCAGCATACACTGCGGGACCTGCAAGTGATGGCTGCTGAGCATCTGAACCGCCTTATTCAGCGCATGGGTGGGGGCAGTACGGATACCGTGTTAAAACAAATGATTGAATTTATCCGGCGTAATCCCGGTGAGAATTTGAAACTAGAAGTACTCTCTGATGTATTCAACTACAATAGTAGTTATCTGGGGAAACTGTTCAAAAATCATACAGGAGAGTCGTTTAATGCTTTTCTGGATAAGGTGCGGATGGAGAAGGCGAAGGAATTGCTGAACGAGGGGTTAAAGGTACATCAAGTTGCCGCGAGAGTAGGATATGCCAATGTGGATTACTTCCACGGAAAGTTCAGAAAATATGTAGGTGAATCTCCGTCAGCGTACAAACACGCCAGAGAACATACTAAATTACAATCCAAAGAGAAGCCTGGAGAAAACCCGAGCGAGTAA
- a CDS encoding sensor histidine kinase: protein MLKRLIQVSNNLKMKHKLLISYVLVVMVPVLIVGLAVTAYFREQALNNAIEQTINNVDKIKSQTATLLRVPTDISNILMFNKDLEKIVNTRYESVMELTRAYLAYKDFQEYKRQYREIAGIRFYSTNPTLINNLEIIPVDQQTKDSYWYQKALTSTSIGWFYIPNKEDNPVHKLSLVRKVPFPEYRTEGVLMIGINQDELNELLRQEPFETLITDEQGYIVAAKNTELVGQTLNQLDFGIDLQNQVKGTLEADFQGEPSNIVIDELNPSSSINSLKVISVFATKNIMKDANKISLIGMSFMILVLVIALLLVYIISFLTSNRLLRLSRHLNKLALGDLNVTSRIDGNDEIGQLSRQFNYMVKSINDLMTQVVETSEQNTQLEIAQKEIKLKMMASQINPHFLFNALESIRMKAHIQGEAEIANIVRLLGKLMRKSLEIGSGKTTLKAELEMVRSYLEIQKFRYGDRLAFVIDIHPEVEKISIPPLIIQPLVENAIVHGLENKEGTVRVNISIYPMDEVIQVHVKDDGAGITPERLGEVMQFICGPEEQEKSRIGLRNVHQRLTLTYGEPHGLQIKSVYGEGTEVSFTLPAGGNQHV from the coding sequence ATGTTAAAGAGGCTAATACAAGTATCGAATAATCTCAAAATGAAGCATAAATTGCTGATCTCCTACGTACTCGTCGTCATGGTTCCCGTCTTAATCGTTGGTCTTGCTGTCACGGCATATTTTCGAGAGCAGGCACTGAATAATGCCATCGAACAGACCATTAATAACGTGGACAAAATCAAGAGTCAGACAGCCACATTGCTACGTGTGCCAACGGATATCTCTAACATCCTGATGTTCAACAAGGATTTGGAGAAAATTGTGAATACAAGATATGAATCGGTCATGGAGCTAACGAGGGCGTATTTGGCATATAAGGATTTTCAGGAGTACAAGCGTCAGTACCGTGAAATTGCTGGAATCCGTTTCTATTCTACCAACCCCACGTTGATTAACAATTTGGAAATTATTCCGGTGGATCAACAAACGAAGGACAGCTACTGGTATCAGAAGGCACTCACTTCAACGAGCATTGGATGGTTTTACATTCCTAATAAGGAAGACAATCCAGTACACAAACTGAGCTTAGTTCGTAAGGTTCCCTTTCCCGAATACCGTACCGAAGGTGTTCTTATGATAGGGATTAATCAGGATGAGCTGAATGAGTTATTGCGCCAAGAGCCATTTGAGACGTTGATTACGGACGAGCAGGGTTATATTGTTGCGGCCAAAAATACCGAACTGGTGGGTCAAACGTTGAATCAACTCGATTTTGGTATTGATCTGCAGAATCAAGTGAAGGGCACCTTAGAGGCTGACTTTCAAGGCGAGCCTTCCAATATCGTTATCGATGAGCTTAATCCCTCGTCTAGTATTAATAGTCTGAAGGTCATTTCAGTATTTGCGACCAAAAATATAATGAAGGATGCCAATAAAATAAGCTTGATTGGTATGAGTTTTATGATATTGGTATTGGTAATTGCACTGTTGCTGGTGTATATTATTTCATTTCTCACTTCTAACCGATTACTGCGGCTTAGTAGACATCTGAACAAGCTTGCTCTAGGAGATCTGAATGTCACATCACGTATTGACGGGAATGATGAGATTGGGCAACTTTCTAGACAATTCAATTATATGGTAAAAAGTATTAATGATCTGATGACCCAGGTTGTGGAGACTTCTGAGCAGAATACACAATTGGAAATCGCCCAAAAAGAGATTAAACTGAAAATGATGGCGAGCCAGATCAACCCTCATTTTTTATTTAATGCCTTGGAATCCATCCGTATGAAAGCCCATATTCAAGGGGAAGCGGAGATCGCCAATATTGTGCGGTTGTTAGGCAAGCTTATGCGTAAGAGTTTAGAGATTGGTAGCGGCAAAACAACCCTTAAGGCAGAACTTGAAATGGTACGTTCTTATTTGGAAATTCAGAAATTTCGTTATGGTGATCGTCTCGCATTCGTCATTGATATTCATCCAGAGGTAGAGAAAATCTCTATACCTCCATTAATCATCCAACCCCTTGTGGAGAATGCCATCGTGCATGGTCTAGAAAATAAAGAGGGTACGGTGCGTGTGAACATTAGCATCTATCCGATGGATGAAGTAATTCAGGTTCATGTAAAGGACGATGGAGCAGGCATTACCCCAGAACGGCTGGGTGAGGTTATGCAGTTCATCTGTGGACCTGAGGAACAGGAGAAGAGCCGAATCGGTCTACGCAATGTACACCAGCGGTTGACGCTGACTTACGGCGAGCCTCATGGATTGCAGATCAAGAGTGTGTACGGGGAAGGAACAGAGGTTTCTTTCACCTTGCCAGCAGGAGGGAACCAGCATGTATAG
- a CDS encoding Lrp/AsnC family transcriptional regulator gives MNLDRTDYHILRKLREDARLSMRELARQVNLSPSSVSERVRRLEDEGVIKGYQVEIDRAKLGCTVRCMIEVTLRNGEHERFADYIRQLPWTEFAYRVAGKACFMVMLCTPSMAEVEACITELTSYAVTVTHVVFSEVQLSDLILKTEQLSLG, from the coding sequence ATGAACCTGGATCGCACAGATTATCATATATTGAGAAAACTTCGGGAAGATGCTCGACTTTCCATGCGGGAACTAGCAAGACAGGTTAACTTATCTCCTTCCTCAGTGAGTGAACGGGTACGCAGGCTGGAGGATGAAGGCGTCATTAAGGGATACCAAGTGGAAATTGATCGAGCCAAGCTGGGATGTACGGTTCGATGCATGATTGAGGTGACCCTACGCAACGGCGAGCATGAACGCTTCGCTGATTATATTCGTCAGTTGCCTTGGACAGAGTTTGCATATCGTGTGGCAGGCAAGGCGTGCTTTATGGTTATGTTGTGTACACCGAGTATGGCCGAGGTGGAAGCCTGTATTACAGAGCTCACTTCGTATGCTGTTACGGTGACCCATGTGGTCTTTTCCGAGGTGCAGCTATCAGACCTTATTTTGAAGACCGAGCAACTTTCTTTGGGTTGA
- a CDS encoding carboxymuconolactone decarboxylase family protein, with the protein MPMISYSSNGETAFQRLLGHNPSIMLHWNALGDTLAGDHLLSAQLKEQVRRTLAHRNGCMYCRAKGAPDPKPEEAAISMATGLAELFVQTGGNVDSAVFPVLREHFTDAQLSELCAWICFTIASQWFGAALQLEAPNESE; encoded by the coding sequence ATGCCTATGATTTCTTATTCATCTAATGGCGAAACTGCCTTTCAACGTTTACTCGGTCACAATCCATCCATCATGCTACACTGGAACGCATTGGGAGATACCCTGGCTGGGGATCATTTGTTATCCGCCCAGCTCAAGGAGCAGGTAAGGCGAACGCTCGCTCATCGGAACGGCTGTATGTACTGTCGTGCCAAAGGGGCTCCTGATCCGAAACCCGAAGAGGCCGCCATCAGTATGGCGACCGGACTTGCGGAGTTATTTGTCCAGACGGGGGGCAATGTGGATTCTGCCGTTTTCCCCGTTCTGCGTGAACACTTTACCGACGCTCAGCTCAGTGAGCTCTGTGCCTGGATCTGTTTTACCATCGCATCCCAATGGTTCGGCGCGGCTCTTCAGCTTGAGGCACCGAATGAATCCGAGTAA